A region of Saccharomyces mikatae IFO 1815 strain IFO1815 genome assembly, chromosome: 12 DNA encodes the following proteins:
- the RIC1 gene encoding Ric1p (similar to Saccharomyces cerevisiae RIC1 (YLR039C); ancestral locus Anc_2.402) translates to MHLWPISPPQLFKIPPRNSKLDGGPRTDNDNILQSMALPQANVLIMLTPTRVLIYNFKPMALVASHERTTASLQEFGDNRSMKKSASYNDTIEGLISKKDSQYLSWHQGKLIFYVMTDTNFLLTYQILKNCTNEIIFKEYGIPVIEPLLMNEAEANSTEYDYNTDDDTLTVFDKNNSSRVIQNGFGITKEKGFLHFLSNQENIDELPVKKLELRLKVVLKFDYDIIDMMGIKTFSKVGDGRCKEVLIVLFPHGLQLLTILDFKVSKSSLVEVRNGSKIIVCNKQLMVLSHDAEEKQTIVSIIDIEKQAVEAIPLPDTPDKLLTCLEVNGYLVVVYKEKIISFDSRNKKICHSWKPPFIIKLCDRINDEILLLISEDNTNIFFYTEFGNLLFATYADDDDCNEDNNDENSKDESEKERSARYEISDFVCLDKSLITVSHSGEYQFWKLWEETKQTQFDFRNPKCYVLTNTNNDVIIYSPVTSSSLNNDNLQVIKLPTKTFNNHIAFVKINSSLRLLATYVSNKNILLIHNLETNGWTSFTDQNVLDLHWLGDNYLICHMKNDDSSTSLKCLQIPLQEENLDIELSEYVIWEYIIPENTIVFSVHVNTLFRHKLLKIKSKDHKASEKQAEALFKTGEVILVTDARTIVFDVLSTVHPCGLNLVKSFYQYLKINIPIDVLPNRIGWITNMKDGLLFFADRKFIKLYKIEGGGWQTLTLLNNIERIIDIMKDEIFVVQDHNYVVYSLEDLWDGKRPLVSIPIEEDLYPISITPETATTHTLHCIFNSRFSKLVVKHQIYLDQLILAKLTDNISLEDISNDYRSLRPYKFALEKILSTKILQSDSLEDILRLIKMYDNSDPKHNTSIPSHSGMLEIISNCLRKIETKYWNHLFINLKMTPRDLLALCIEENEARMLGVLLLVFLNYDEKDLVDDLQFRKSDVETKINQTINYTPARKSDKSVSNLLKDEQLMLKVLELLVTSAANTTDPVKATDSWDMCFQLIRLLKELDRENNTQLVQKALERLK, encoded by the coding sequence ATGCACTTATGGCCAATTAGCCCGCCTCAATTGTTTAAAATTCCGCCACGCAACAGTAAATTAGATGGCGGCCCTAGAactgataatgataatatccTCCAGTCAATGGCACTTCCCCAGGCCAATGTTCTTATTATGCTGACCCCTACAAGAGTGCTCATCTACAATTTTAAACCAATGGCACTGGTGGCGAGTCACGAACGAACAACTGCTTCTcttcaagaatttggtgaCAACAgatcaatgaaaaaatcagcTTCATATAACGATACCATCGAAGGACTAATCTCTAAAAAAGATTCACAGTACTTATCGTGGCACCAAGGAAAGCTCATATTTTATGTAATGACTGAtacaaattttcttttaacgtatcaaattttgaagaactgTACAAATGAGAtaatttttaaagaatatGGGATACCTGTCATAGAACCTCTTTTAATGAATGAAGCAGAAGCCAACAGCACTGAATATGATTACAATACCGATGATGACACACTTACAGTATTTGATAAGAATAACTCTTCAAGAGTTATACAGAACGGATTCGGCATAACCAAGGAGAAAGGATTTttacattttctttctaatcaagaaaacatCGATGAACTTCcggtaaaaaaattggaacTTCGTTTAAAAGttgttttgaaatttgatTACGACATTATAGACATGATGGGCATCAAAACTTTCTCTAAAGTCGGAGATGGACGTTGTAAAGAGGTTTTAATAGTTTTATTTCCCCATGGCTTGCAACTACTTACAATTTTGGACTTTAAAGTTAGTAAAAGCTCTCTGGTTGAAGTGAGAAACGGATCAAAGATAATTGTGTGTAATAAACAGTTGATGGTTTTATCTCATGATGctgaagaaaagcaaacCATAGTGAGCATCATAGACATAGAAAAGCAGGCAGTTGAAGCAATACCGTTACCGGACACACCAGATAAACTATTGACATGCTTAGAAGTTAATGGATACTTGGTAGTTGTttataaagagaaaattatttcctttgattcaaggaataaaaaaatatgtcaTTCTTGGAAGCCACCATTTATAATAAAACTTTGCGATAGaattaatgatgaaatattgCTCTTGATTTCTGAGgataatactaacatttttttttacacaGAATTTGGGAATCTTTTGTTTGCCACATATGCTGATGATGACGACTGTAATGAGGATAACAACGACGAGAACAGCAAagatgaaagtgaaaaagaaagatcgGCTCGTTATGAAATTTCTGACTTTGTATGTTTGGATAAATCATTGATAACAGTATCTCATTCTGGAGAATACcaattttggaaattatgggaagaaacaaaacagaCGCAATTTGATTTTAGAAATCCAAAATGCTATGTATTAACCAATACCAATAACGATGTAATCATATATTCACCTGTGACAAGTTCCTCTttgaataatgataatttgCAGGTCATAAAACTTCCTACAAAGACTTTCAATAATCACATCGCTTTTGTGAAAATCAATTCCTCTCTGAGGTTACTTGCCACTTATGtgtcaaacaaaaatatactGCTTATTCACAATTTAGAGACCAATGGATGGACTAGTTTTACAGATCAAAATGTGTTGGATTTGCATTGGCTGGGTGATAATTATTTGATATGCCATATGAAAAACGATGACAGCTCAACAAGTTTGAAATGTCTGCAGATTCCccttcaagaagaaaatctcGACATAGAACTATCAGAATATGTTATTTGGGAATATATCATTCCTGAGAATACAATTGTCTTCAGTGTACATGTTAATACTCTATTCCGGCACAAATTGTTGAAGATTAAATCCAAGGATCACAAAGCTTCAGAGAAACAAGCAGAAGCATTATTTAAAACAGGAGAGGTTATCTTAGTCACTGATGCTCGAACGATTGTTTTCGATGTACTTTCTACCGTCCATCCATGTGGGTTGAACCTAGTCAAAAGCTTTTACCAATATCTTAAAATTAACATTCCAATAGATGTTTTACCCAACAGAATTGGATGGATAACTAATATGAAAGACGGgttgttattttttgcaGATAGAAAATTCATAAAGCTTTACAAAATAGAAGGAGGAGGTTGGCAAACCTTGACtttattgaataatatAGAAAGAATAATCGATATAATGAAAGACGAAATATTTGTTGTTCAAGACCATAATTACGTCGTATATTCCTTAGAAGATTTATGGGATGGCAAAAGGCCCCTGGTTTCTATCCCGATCGAAGAAGATCTGTACCCAATATCGATTACACCAGAAACCGCCACTACACATACGCTTCACTGCATTTTCAATTCGAGGTTTTCCAAGTTGGTGGTAAAACACCAAATATACCTCGATCAATTAATCTTGGCCAAATTAACAGATAATATTAGTTTGGAGGATATTTCAAATGATTACCGTTCACTACGACCTTATAAGTTTGCACTCgaaaaaattttgtcaACTAAGATATTGCAAAGTGACTCTTTGGAAGATATCCTGAGATTAATCAAGATGTATGATAATAGTGATCCAAAACATAATACTTCAATACCTTCTCACAGTGGTATGTTAGAAATCATCAGTAATTGTCTAAGAAAGATcgaaacaaaatattggAATCACCTTTTCATCAATCTCAAGATGACACCAAGAGATTTATTAGCTCTATGCATAGAAGAGAACGAGGCTAGAATGCTTGGTGTACTTCTCTTGGTATTTTTAAATTACGATGAGAAAGACTTAGTAGATGATCTCCAGTTTAGAAAGTCGGACGTAGAGACAAAAATAAACCAAACCATAAATTATACACCTGCAAGAAAGTCAGATAAATCTGTTAGTAACTTATTGAAGGATGAACAATTAATGCTAAAAGTCTTGGAGCTTTTAGTAACAAGTGCTGCGAACACTACAGACCCGGTAAAAGCTACTGATTCGTGGGACATGTGTTTCCAATTAATACGCCTACTTAAGGAACTAGACAGGGAAAACAACACACAATTGGTTCAAAAGGCTCTCGAGAGACTCAAATAG
- the AFB1 gene encoding Afb1p (similar to Saccharomyces cerevisiae YLR040C; ancestral locus Anc_2.398) translates to MILTASFSFIKSLFLVGFLVSHSYGANTITASSSDDTFARSAAAAADMAFFVEFLGDFNTAFPQYTSYMMQNHLTLPQAVADYYYHMADLASTVDLQSDIAQSFPFTQFQTFITAFPWYTSLLDKASAATIYLPQHFITDDKQPAMTNSSYVDQAFSGSNSIAFSTANVSQSIISRANRGNSTATLTSTSNSLSASTTSQSQNGARGKSLYFPMALLGIFAAAL, encoded by the coding sequence ATGATACTCACagcttctttctctttcatcaAAAGCCTCTTTTTAGTAGGCTTTTTGGTCAGCCATAGTTATGGTGCTAATACTATTACGGCTAGTTCCAGTGATGATACATTTGCCAGGTCcgcagcagcagcagcagacATGGCGTTTTTTGTAGAGTTTTTGGGCGATTTCAATACTGCCTTTCCACAGTATACTTCTTACATGATGCAGAATCATCTTACTTTGCCTCAAGCTGTTGCGGACTATTACTATCACATGGCTGACTTAGCCTCAACAGTTGATTTGCAATCCGATATTGCTCAAAGTTTTCCCTTCACTCAGTTCCAAACGTTTATTACGGCCTTTCCATGGTATACTTCCTTACTAGACAAAGCCTCTGCTGCGACCATATACCTACCACAGCATTTCATAACAGATGACAAACAACCTGCAATGACCAATTCCTCCTACGTCGACCAAGCGTTCTCTGGTTCTAATTCTATTGCTTTCTCGACAGCAAATGTGAGCCAGTCCATTATTTCTAGGGCCAATAGAGGAAATAGCACAGCAACTCTCACATCCacatcaaattctttatcAGCTTCCACAACTAGTCAATCACAAAATGGTGCCCGTGGTAAAAGCCTGTATTTTCCTATGGCGTTACTAGGCATCTTTGCGGCTGCTCTTTGA
- the NFG1 gene encoding Nfg1p (similar to Saccharomyces cerevisiae YLR042C) produces the protein MKIGQFSTLAFIPIALLHLLIVQAQLLTDPNAQNLNTALGQKVQYTFLDAGSSNDQVLHLPSTTSSSIITNSFAAAANLTGFSSSSSLPKVTSTVTSSSIDYQSLNSTVVTQFTSLPSSAANQTTSSHKTNTIGSSTSTGGAGSIKPCFYFVLMLETITYLIA, from the coding sequence ATGAAAATCGGTCAATTCAGTACACTAGCTTTCATCCCAATTGCGCTATTACACCTGCTCATTGTCCAAGCTCAACTTCTTACAGATCCAAATGCTCAGAACCTAAATACTGCCCTAGGGCAAAAAGTGCAATACACATTTCTTGACGCTGGAAGTTCCAACGATCAAGTACTTCATCTTCCAAGCACAACTTCCTCCAGTATCATTACTAATTCatttgctgctgctgctaaTTTAACCggattttcttcatcgtcgTCTCTACCAAAAGTGACGTCGACTGTCACATCGTCATCTATAGACTACCAATCCCTAAATTCAACTGTAGTAACCCAATTTACGTCACTCCCCTCATCAGCGGCAAACCAAACAACAAGCTCTCATAAAACTAATACTATAGGTTCAAGCACAAGTACGGGTGGTGCAGGTTCGATCAAGCCATGTTTTTACTTTGTTTTAATGTTGGAAACGATCACATATCTGATTGCTTGA
- the TRX1 gene encoding thioredoxin TRX1 (similar to Saccharomyces cerevisiae TRX2 (YGR209C) and TRX1 (YLR043C); ancestral locus Anc_5.124): MVTQFKTASEFDSAIAQDKLVVVDFYATWCGPCKMIAPMIEKFSEQYPQADFYKLDVDELGDVAQKNEVSAMPTLVLFKNGKEVAKVVGANPAAIKQAIAANA, translated from the coding sequence atggttaCTCAATTTAAAACTGCCAGCGAATTCGACTCTGCAATTGCCCAAGACAAGTTAGTTGTCGTGGATTTCTACGCCACTTGGTGTGGCCCATGTAAAATGATTGCTCCAATGATCGAAAAATTCTCCGAACAATACCCACAAGCTGACTTCTACAAATTGGACGTTGATGAATTAGGTGACGTTGCTCAAAAGAATGAAGTTTCTGCTATGCCAACTTTGGTTCTTTTCAAGAATGGTAAGGAAGTTGCAAAGGTGGTTGGTGCTAACCCAGCTGCTATCAAGCAAGCCATAGCTGCCAATGCTTAG
- the PDC1 gene encoding indolepyruvate decarboxylase 1 (similar to Saccharomyces cerevisiae PDC1 (YLR044C); ancestral locus Anc_5.122) produces MSEITLGKYLFERLKQVNVNTVFGLPGDFNLSLLDKIYEVEGMRWAGNANELNAAYAADGYARIKGMSCIITTFGVGELSALNGIAGSYAEHVGVLHVVGVPSISAQAKQLLLHHTLGNGDFTVFHRMSANISETTAMITDIATAPAEIDRCIRTTYVTQRPVYLGLPANLVDLNVPAKLLETPIDMSLKANDAESEKEVIDTILSLVKDAKNPVILADACCSRHDVKAETKKLIDLTQFPAFVTPMGKGSIDEQHPRYGGVYVGTLSKPEVKEAVESADLILSVGALLSDFNTGSFSYSYKTKNIVEFHSDHMKIRNATFPGVQMKFVLQKLLTVIADAAKGYKPVAVPANTPANAAVPASTPLKQEWMWNQLGSFLQEGDVVIAETGTSAFGINQTTFPNNTYGISQVLWGSIGFTTGATLGAAFAAEEIDPKKRVILFIGDGSLQLTVQEISTMIRWGLKPYLFVLNNDGYTIEKLIHGPKAQYNEIQNWDHLSLLPTFGAKDYETHRVATTGEWDKLTQDKSFNDNSKIRMIEVMLPVFDAPQNLVEQAKLTAATNAKQ; encoded by the coding sequence ATGTCTGAAATTACTTTGGGTAAATATTTGTTCGAAAGATTAAAGCAAGTCAACGTTAACACCGTCTTCGGTTTGCCAGGTGACTTCAACTTGTCCTTGTTGGACAAGATCTACGAAGTTGAAGGTATGAGATGGGCTGGTAACGCCAACGAATTGAACGCTGCTTACGCCGCTGATGGTTACGCTCGTATCAAGGGTATGTCCTGTATCATCACCACCTTCGGTGTCGGTGAATTATCCGCTTTGAACGGTATTGCCGGTTCTTACGCTGAACACGTCGGTGTTTTGCACGTTGTTGGCGTCCCATCCATCTCTGCCCAAGCTAAGCAATTGTTGTTGCACCACACCTTGGGTAACGGTGACTTCACTGTTTTCCACAGAATGTCTGCCAACATTTCTGAAACCACTGCTATGATCACTGATATCGCTACTGCTCCAGCTGAAATTGACAGATGTATCAGAACCACCTACGTTACCCAAAGACCAGTCTACTTGGGTCTACCAGCTAACTTGGTTGACTTGAATGTCCCAGCTAAGTTATTGGAAACTCCAATTGACATGTCTTTGAAGGCTAACGATGCTGAATCCGAAAAGGAAGTCATTGACACTATCTTGTCTTTGGTCAAGGATGCTAAGAACCCAGTTATCTTGGCTGATGCTTGTTGCTCCAGACACGACGTTAAGGCTGAAACTAAGAAGTTGATTGACTTGACTCAATTCCCAGCTTTCGTCACCCCAATGGGTAAGGGTTCCATTGACGAACAACACCCAAGATACGGTGGTGTTTACGTCGGTACCTTGTCCAAGCCAGAAGTTAAGGAAGCCGTTGAATCTGCTGACTTGATTTTGTCTGTTGGTGCTTTGTTGTCTGATTTCAACACCGGTTCTTTCTCTTACTCTTACAAGACCAAGAACATTGTTGAATTCCACTCTGACCACATGAAGATCAGAAACGCTACCTTCCCAGGTGTCCAAATGAAATTCGTTTTACAAAAATTGTTGACTGTCATTGCTGACGCCGCTAAGGGTTACAAGCCAGTTGCTGTCCCAGCTAACACCCCAGCTAACGCTGCCGTTCCAGCTTCTACTCCATTGAAGCAAGAATGGATGTGGAACCAATTGGGTAGCTTCTTGCAAGAAGGTGATGTCGTTATTGCTGAAACCGGTACTTCCGCTTTCGGTATCAACCAAACCACTTTCCCAAACAACACCTACGGTATCTCTCAAGTTTTATGGGGTTCCATTGGTTTCACCACTGGTGCTACCTTGGGTGCTGCTTTCGCCgctgaagaaattgaccCAAAGAAGAGAGTCATCTTATTCATTGGTGACGGTTCTTTGCAATTGACTGTTCAAGAAATCTCCACCATGATCAGATGGGGTTTGAAGCCATACTTGTTCGTTTTGAACAACGATGGTTACACCATTGAAAAGTTGATTCACGGTCCAAAGGCTCAATACAACGAAATTCAAAACTGGGACCACTTATCCTTGTTGCCAACTTTCGGTGCTAAGGACTACGAAACCCACAGAGTCGCTACTACCGGTGAATGGGACAAGTTGACTCAAGACAAGTCCTTCAACGACAACTCTAAGATCAGAATGATTGAAGTTATGTTGCCAGTCTTCGATGCTCCACAAAACTTGGTTGAACAAGCTAAGTTGACTGCTGCTACCAACGCCAAGCAATAA
- the STU2 gene encoding Stu2p (similar to Saccharomyces cerevisiae STU2 (YLR045C); ancestral locus Anc_5.123): MSGEDEVDYTTLPLEERLTYKLWKARLEAYKELNQLFTNSMGEVKRDGSIQVYWSDPTLFAQYITDPNVVAQEQAIVALNTLIDAFASSSLKNAHNVALISTWTPLLVEKGLTSSRATTKTQSMNCILSLCGLDTSITQSVELIVPFFEKKLPKLIAAAVSCVYELMAAFGLTNVSVQTFLPELLKYVPQLAGHGDRNVRSQTMNLIVQIYKSTGSNSDLLEEMLFKKLKPIQVKDLHKLFAKVVDEPSSSKRLFEWEKRELEKKRKQEEETRKRRSLSSNSKEEFLVDKDGDTLMGMEADILSSGKQEAIQIDTFSMLAEETILDKLPKDFQERITSSKWKERVEVLEEFWDNVLSQTKKLKSSSQNYSNLLSIYGHIIQKDANIQAVALAAQSVELICDKLKTPGFSKDYVSLVFTPLLDRTKEKKPSVIEAVRKALLTICKYYDPLAPNGRNEDMLKDILEHMKHKTPQIRMECTQLFNSSMKEEREGYSTLQRYLKDEVVPIVVHIVNDTQPAIRTLGFESFAILIKIFGMNSFLKTLEHLDSLKRKKIEETVKTLPNFSTVNSGSRSTIEANKQTGPMENKFLLKKGSVLPSKRMASSPLRNDNKSKLSPTGSVASATKPSIVANTNKSRVLLTSKSLTTPKNLVANSGDKNEKLIEEYKYRLQKLQNDEMIWTKERQSLLEKMNNSENYKIDMIKENEMLREQLKEAQSKLNEKNIQLRSKEIDVNKLSDRVMSLENELRNMEIELDRNKKRNDTNLQSMGTLSSYSIPSSTISSNYGVKSLSSALPFKEDEDVREKGEVNYERRSSESIGDLPHRVNSLNIRPYRKSGTGMRGVSEDLDLDFNDSFASEESYKRAAAVTSTLKARIEKMKAKSRREGTTTT; the protein is encoded by the coding sequence ATGTCAGGAGAGGATGAGGTGGATTACACCACGTTGCCCCTTGAAGAACGATTGACGTACAAGTTATGGAAGGCACGCTTGGAAGCTTATAAAGAGTTGAACCAGCTCTTTACAAATTCTATGGGCGAAGTCAAGAGAGATGGTAGTATACAAGTGTACTGGAGTGATCCTACATTATTTGCACAATATATAACCGATCCTAATGTGGTTGCTCAAGAGCAGGCCATCGTTGCCTTGAATACTTTAATAGATGCctttgcgtcatcttctttgaaaaatgcaCATAACGTCGCTTTAATATCAACATGGACACCGCTACTTGTAGAGAAGGGCTTAACATCGTCAAGAGCTACGACAAAGACGCAGTCGATGAACTGTATCCTCTCACTTTGTGGTCTTGACACATCTATTACACAATCTGTGGAATTGATAGtgcctttttttgaaaaaaaactaccGAAATTAATTGCAGCGGCAGTCAGTTGCGTTTATGAGTTAATGGCAGCATTCGGGCTAACTAATGTGAGCGTTCAAACGTTTCTACCTGAATTACTAAAGTACGTTCCCCAACTAGCCGGTCATGGTGACAGAAACGTTCGATCACAAACGATGAACTTGATTGTGCAGATTTATAAAAGTACCGGTAGCAACAGTGACCTGTTAGAAGAGatgttgttcaaaaaaCTGAAGCCCATTCAAGTGAAGGATCTTCACAAACTGTTCGCTAAAGTTGTTGATGAGCCATCTTCGTCAAAGAGGTTATTCGAATGGGAAAAGAgagaattggaaaaaaagagaaaacaagaggaagaaacCAGGAAAAGAAGGTCTCTGTCATCGAACAGTAAGGAGGAATTCCTGGTGGATAAAGATGGAGATACATTGATGGGTATGGAAGCTGATATACTATCATCGGGTAAGCAAGAAGCTATCCAAATAGATACCTTCAGTATGCTAGCAGAAGAGACAATCCTTGACAAATTGCCTAAGGACTTTCAGGAGAGGATAACGTCGTCCAAATGGAAAGAGAGAGTAGAAGTACTAGAAGAATTTTGGGATAACGTTCTATCACAGacgaagaagttgaaaagcTCCTCACAAAATTATTCCAACTTATTGAGCATATACGGACATATTATCCAGAAAGATGCGAACATTCAAGCTGTCGCACTAGCCGCTCAATCAGTGGAGCTAATCTGTGACAAGCTAAAAACACCAGGGTTTTCCAAGGATTACGTTTCATTGGTCTTCACACCCTTATTAGACAGgacaaaggaaaaaaagccTTCTGTCATAGAGGCTGTTAGGAAGGCATTACTGACCATTTGTAAGTATTACGATCCGCTGGCTCCCAATGGACGCAATGAAGATATGTTGAAAGACATTTTAGAGCATATGAAACACAAGACGCCCCAAATCAGAATGGAGTGTACACAATTGTTTAATTCAAGTATGAAAGAGGAAAGGGAGGGTTACTCAACCTTGCAAAGATATTTAAAGGATGAAGTAGTACCCATCGTGGTTCATATCGTTAACGATACACAGCCTGCAATAAGAACTCTCggatttgaaagttttgCCATTCTGATTAAAATATTCGGCATgaattcatttttgaaaacattaGAACACTTGGAtagtttgaaaagaaagaagattgAAGAAACGGTCAAAACGCTACCTAATTTCAGCACCGTAAACAGTGGCTCCCGTAGCACCATTGAGGCAAATAAACAAACTGGGCCCATGGAAAACAAATTTCTACTGAAAAAAGGTTCCGTGCTTCCATCAAAGAGAATGGCATCTTCGCCATTAAGAAATGATAACAAAAGTAAATTGAGCCCCACAGGCTCGGTAGCCTCAGCAACAAAACCGTCAATAGTAGCCAATACTAATAAATCTAGAGTTCTGTTAACATCTAAGTCTTTAACCACGCCAAAAAACTTGGTAGCTAATAGTGGTgacaaaaatgaaaagttgattgaagaatataaatACAGATTGCAAAAACTACAAAACGATGAAATGATATGGACCAAAGAAAGGCAAAGCTTGCTGGAAAAGATGAATAATTCAGAAAACTACAAAATCGATATGATCAAAGAGAACGAAATGCTAAGAGAGCAACTAAAGGAGGCACAATCTAAATTGAACGAAAAGAACATTCAACTAAGATCCAAGGAGATTGACGTCAACAAACTATCCGATAGAGTAATGTCActagaaaatgaacttAGAAACATGGAAATCGAATTGgatagaaataaaaaaagaaatgatacGAACTTGCAGTCCATGGGTACCCTTTCATCGTACTCCATACCTTCTTCTACAATCTCAAGCAATTATGGAGTCAAATCGCTGTCTTCTGCGTTACCATTtaaagaagacgaagatgtaagagaaaaaggagAAGTCAACTATGAGAGACGATCAAGCGAGTCCATCGGAGACTTGCCACACCGTGTGAACTCTCTTAACATACGGCCGTACAGAAAATCTGGAACCGGCATGCGTGGTGTCTCTGAAGACTTGGATCTCGATTTCAATGATAGTTTTGCTTCAGAAGAAAGTTATAAGCGTGCCGCGGCAGTGACATCTACACTAAAGGccagaattgaaaaaatgaaggcCAAATCAAGACGAGAAGGGACAACCACGACATAG
- the SMKI12G1190 gene encoding uncharacterized protein, translating to MVDQRYKGFYAYNPDQAAAIAFAVLFGILTLSSCVQIVKVACVSKKRIYAWKSAELLEENSALRYFSATKLRWTYFPFILGIVLEFLGYVLRVVTINRPVISTFIAQSVFVLIAPSLYSASIFMLFSRMVYLMFMERYMVISIKYSTLTFLVGDMIGRILQATGGGLSSSSGSRNTGRILVIVGLFIQIFFYGVLMFSQIFFHYKMKTAPSKILRNTNGWYQFNYILLSGNILIIARSVVRVIEFIMGLQSYISQHEWCLYVFDTAPMFLLPSVFLICFHSRSVFKMQEKSVGAQLPRILDTNIPLSENQAAINLSYE from the coding sequence ATGGTTGACCAGAGGTATAAAGGATTTTATGCTTATAACCCCGACCAAGCTGCTGCAATCGCGTTTGCAGTCTTGTTTGGAATTTTGACCCTCTCTTCATGTGTGCAGATTGTAAAGGTAGCATGCGTGAGCAAGAAACGCATTTACGCTTGGAAGTCCGCGGAGTTATTGGAGGAAAACTCGGCATTAAGATACTTTTCTGCTACCAAGTTGAGGTGGACATACTTCCCTTTCATTCTAGGGATTGTTTTAGAATTCTTAGGTTACGTTCTAAGGGTGGTGACCATTAACAGACCGGTGATTTCAACTTTTATTGCACAATCGGTGTTTGTATTGATAGCACCTTCACTCTATTCCGCTAGTATTTTCATGTTGTTCAGTAGAATGGTATATCTTATGTTTATGGAAAGATATATGGTGATATCTATAAAATATAGCACGCTTACTTTTCTAGTAGGTGACATGATTGGACGTATTTTACAAGCTACAGGAGGTGGACTGTCATCCTCATCGGGCAGCAGGAATACCGGGCGTATCTTGGTCATCGTGGGCCTCTTTATCCAGATATTCTTTTATGGTGTTTTAATGTTCAGCcagattttctttcattacAAGATGAAGACAGCGCCCAGTAAAATTCTTCGAAATACTAATGGCTGGTACCAGTTCAATTATATACTTTTAAGTGGGAATATCCTTATCATTGCCAGATCCGTCGTTAGAGTAATAGAATTCATAATGGGCTTACAAAGTTATATAAGCCAGCACGAATGGTGCCTTTACGTTTTCGATACAGCCCCAATGTTTCTACTACCTTCGGTATTCCTGATCTGTTTCCATTCAAGGagtgttttcaaaatgcaGGAAAAGTCAGTTGGCGCTCAATTACCCCGGATATTAGATACAAATATACCTCTATCTGAAAATCAAGCGGCAATAAATCTATCATATGAATAA